A genomic window from Phoenix dactylifera cultivar Barhee BC4 chromosome 7, palm_55x_up_171113_PBpolish2nd_filt_p, whole genome shotgun sequence includes:
- the LOC103702261 gene encoding tRNA pseudouridine synthase A isoform X4 produces MLAHGILRIPAARKVVKRASAMENGKVYIHYNHTDPCRHSRWTARESYRYMYRRPWRKVVDFYSDLKLVPQDITENFHSCEGTCLANIPTKDKTGRWERVTFKIVLSYHGGSFDGWQKQPGLNTVQGLVEKPLGRFVDERKAEKLKDKSLPLEGCAAVAGRTDKGVTALQQVCSFYTWRKDVKCGDIKVSINEAAPGKLKVLTVSENLRRILQVSRAFHPNFAAKWRRYFYIFPLDDGDGQINHSEMGCSNSADALDEEQINWQPENDEEEQSISLLDGNEDDNMYNIVAKPRNFSVDKVNQLLRQLEGRSLSYKMFARDTKASRSTGPPTECFMFHARATDAKLPYYDKNCVGGLRVMCVELVANRFLRKMVRVLIATAIREAAAGADDDALLKLMDATCRRATAPPAPPEGLCLVDVGYEEFKQENCLILSTGL; encoded by the exons ATGCTCGCACACGGCATCTTAAGGATCCCGGCGGCGAGGAAGGTGGTGAAACGAGCCTCCGCAATGGAGAACGGCAAGGTCTACATCCATTACAACCACACCGACCCCTGCCGCCACTCCAGATGGACCGCGAG AGAGAGCTACCGGTATATGTACAGAAGGCCGTGGCGGAAGGTGGTGGACTTCTACTCAGATTTG AAACTTGTGCCACAGGATATTACTGAAAATTTTCATAGTTGTGAGGGAACATGTTTAGCAAATATACCCACTAAAGATAAGACAGGAAGATGGGAAAGAGTAACATTTAAGATTGTTTTATCATACCACGGTGGTTCATTTGATGGGTGGCAGAAGCAGCCTGGTCTGAACACTGTTCAAGG ACTAGTAGAAAAGCCTCTTGGAAGATTTGTTGATGAAAGGAAAGCTGAGAAACTCAAAGACAAATCTCTGCCGCTGGAAGGCTGTGCTGCTGTTGCTGGGCGCACTGATAAAGGGGTGACTGCTCTTCAGCAAGTTTGTTCATTTT ATACTTGGAGGAAGGATGTCAAATGTGGAGATATAAAAGTTTCCATCAATGAAGCAGCTCCAGGAAAGCTCAAAGTTTTGACTGTCTCCGAG AACTTAAGGCGTATACTGCAGGTTTCTCGTGCGTTTCATCCAAATTTTGCAGCAAAATGGAGGCGCTACTTTTATATTTTTCCCCTTGATGATGGAGATGGCCAGATAAATCATAGTGAGATGGGTTGTTCAAATAGTGCTGATGCATTGGATGAGGAGCAGATAAACTGGCAGCCTGAAAATGATGAGGAAGAGCAATCCATATCTTTGTTGGATGGGAATGAAGATGACAATATGTACAATATTGTCGCAAAGCCAAGAAATTTCAGTGTAGACAAGGTGAACCAACTTCTACGGCAGCTAGAAGGGAGGTCATTATCCTACAAAATGTTTGCACGTGATACAAAAGCCTCAAGAAGCAC TGGACCACCCACAGAGTGTTTTATGTTTCACGCTCGAGCTACAGATGCCAAACTGCCTTATTATGACAAG AATTGTGTAGGTGGACTGAGGGTGATGTGTGTGGAACTGGTGGCGAATCGCTTCCTGCGGAAG ATGGTCCGGGTTCTCATTGCAACTGCCATAAGAGAGGCAGCTGCTGGTGCAGATGATGATGCTTTACTAAAGCTGATGGATGCTACATGCAGACGCGCCACGGCTCCTCCAGCCCCCCCAGAAGGCCTCTGCCTCGTTGATGTTGGTTATGAGGAATTCAAGCAAGAAAATTGTCTGATTTTGTCAACAG GATTATGA
- the LOC103702261 gene encoding tRNA pseudouridine synthase A isoform X1: MLAHGILRIPAARKVVKRASAMENGKVYIHYNHTDPCRHSRWTARESYRYMYRRPWRKVVDFYSDLVSSGKGASSLSSLLATGKLVPQDITENFHSCEGTCLANIPTKDKTGRWERVTFKIVLSYHGGSFDGWQKQPGLNTVQGLVEKPLGRFVDERKAEKLKDKSLPLEGCAAVAGRTDKGVTALQQVCSFYTWRKDVKCGDIKVSINEAAPGKLKVLTVSENLRRILQVSRAFHPNFAAKWRRYFYIFPLDDGDGQINHSEMGCSNSADALDEEQINWQPENDEEEQSISLLDGNEDDNMYNIVAKPRNFSVDKVNQLLRQLEGRSLSYKMFARDTKASRSTGPPTECFMFHARATDAKLPYYDKNCVGGLRVMCVELVANRFLRKMVRVLIATAIREAAAGADDDALLKLMDATCRRATAPPAPPEGLCLVDVGYEEFKQENCLILSTGL; this comes from the exons ATGCTCGCACACGGCATCTTAAGGATCCCGGCGGCGAGGAAGGTGGTGAAACGAGCCTCCGCAATGGAGAACGGCAAGGTCTACATCCATTACAACCACACCGACCCCTGCCGCCACTCCAGATGGACCGCGAG AGAGAGCTACCGGTATATGTACAGAAGGCCGTGGCGGAAGGTGGTGGACTTCTACTCAGATTTGGTGAGCAGCGGCAAGGGGGCTTCCTCACTTTCGAGTTTGTTGGCTACTGGG AAACTTGTGCCACAGGATATTACTGAAAATTTTCATAGTTGTGAGGGAACATGTTTAGCAAATATACCCACTAAAGATAAGACAGGAAGATGGGAAAGAGTAACATTTAAGATTGTTTTATCATACCACGGTGGTTCATTTGATGGGTGGCAGAAGCAGCCTGGTCTGAACACTGTTCAAGG ACTAGTAGAAAAGCCTCTTGGAAGATTTGTTGATGAAAGGAAAGCTGAGAAACTCAAAGACAAATCTCTGCCGCTGGAAGGCTGTGCTGCTGTTGCTGGGCGCACTGATAAAGGGGTGACTGCTCTTCAGCAAGTTTGTTCATTTT ATACTTGGAGGAAGGATGTCAAATGTGGAGATATAAAAGTTTCCATCAATGAAGCAGCTCCAGGAAAGCTCAAAGTTTTGACTGTCTCCGAG AACTTAAGGCGTATACTGCAGGTTTCTCGTGCGTTTCATCCAAATTTTGCAGCAAAATGGAGGCGCTACTTTTATATTTTTCCCCTTGATGATGGAGATGGCCAGATAAATCATAGTGAGATGGGTTGTTCAAATAGTGCTGATGCATTGGATGAGGAGCAGATAAACTGGCAGCCTGAAAATGATGAGGAAGAGCAATCCATATCTTTGTTGGATGGGAATGAAGATGACAATATGTACAATATTGTCGCAAAGCCAAGAAATTTCAGTGTAGACAAGGTGAACCAACTTCTACGGCAGCTAGAAGGGAGGTCATTATCCTACAAAATGTTTGCACGTGATACAAAAGCCTCAAGAAGCAC TGGACCACCCACAGAGTGTTTTATGTTTCACGCTCGAGCTACAGATGCCAAACTGCCTTATTATGACAAG AATTGTGTAGGTGGACTGAGGGTGATGTGTGTGGAACTGGTGGCGAATCGCTTCCTGCGGAAG ATGGTCCGGGTTCTCATTGCAACTGCCATAAGAGAGGCAGCTGCTGGTGCAGATGATGATGCTTTACTAAAGCTGATGGATGCTACATGCAGACGCGCCACGGCTCCTCCAGCCCCCCCAGAAGGCCTCTGCCTCGTTGATGTTGGTTATGAGGAATTCAAGCAAGAAAATTGTCTGATTTTGTCAACAG GATTATGA
- the LOC103702261 gene encoding tRNA pseudouridine synthase A isoform X2 — translation MLAHGILRIPAARKVVKRASAMENGKVYIHYNHTDPCRHSRWTARESYRYMYRRPWRKVVDFYSDLVSSGKGASSLSSLLATGKLVPQDITENFHSCEGTCLANIPTKDKTGRWERVTFKIVLSYHGGSFDGWQKQPGLNTVQGLVEKPLGRFVDERKAEKLKDKSLPLEGCAAVAGRTDKGVTALQQVCSFYTWRKDVKCGDIKVSINEAAPGKLKVLTVSENLRRILQVSRAFHPNFAAKWRRYFYIFPLDDGDGQINHSEMGCSNSADALDEEQINWQPENDEEEQSISLLDGNEDDNMYNIVAKPRNFSVDKVNQLLRQLEGRSLSYKMFARDTKASRSTGPPTECFMFHARATDAKLPYYDKNCVGGLRVMCVELVANRFLRKMVRVLIATAIREAAAGADDDALLKLMDATCRRATAPPAPPEGLCLVDVGYEEFKQENCLILSTGL, via the exons ATGCTCGCACACGGCATCTTAAGGATCCCGGCGGCGAGGAAGGTGGTGAAACGAGCCTCCGCAATGGAGAACGGCAAGGTCTACATCCATTACAACCACACCGACCCCTGCCGCCACTCCAGATGGACCGCGAG AGAGAGCTACCGGTATATGTACAGAAGGCCGTGGCGGAAGGTGGTGGACTTCTACTCAGATTTGGTGAGCAGCGGCAAGGGGGCTTCCTCACTTTCGAGTTTGTTGGCTACTGGG AAACTTGTGCCACAGGATATTACTGAAAATTTTCATAGTTGTGAGGGAACATGTTTAGCAAATATACCCACTAAAGATAAGACAGGAAGATGGGAAAGAGTAACATTTAAGATTGTTTTATCATACCACGGTGGTTCATTTGATGGGTGGCAGAAGCAGCCTGGTCTGAACACTGTTCAAGG ACTAGTAGAAAAGCCTCTTGGAAGATTTGTTGATGAAAGGAAAGCTGAGAAACTCAAAGACAAATCTCTGCCGCTGGAAGGCTGTGCTGCTGTTGCTGGGCGCACTGATAAAGGGGTGACTGCTCTTCAGCAAGTTTGTTCATTTT ATACTTGGAGGAAGGATGTCAAATGTGGAGATATAAAAGTTTCCATCAATGAAGCAGCTCCAGGAAAGCTCAAAGTTTTGACTGTCTCCGAG AACTTAAGGCGTATACTGCAGGTTTCTCGTGCGTTTCATCCAAATTTTGCAGCAAAATGGAGGCGCTACTTTTATATTTTTCCCCTTGATGATGGAGATGGCCAGATAAATCATAGTGAGATGGGTTGTTCAAATAGTGCTGATGCATTGGATGAGGAGCAGATAAACTGGCAGCCTGAAAATGATGAGGAAGAGCAATCCATATCTTTGTTGGATGGGAATGAAGATGACAATATGTACAATATTGTCGCAAAGCCAAGAAATTTCAGTGTAGACAAGGTGAACCAACTTCTACGGCAGCTAGAAGGGAGGTCATTATCCTACAAAATGTTTGCACGTGATACAAAAGCCTCAAGAAGCAC TGGACCACCCACAGAGTGTTTTATGTTTCACGCTCGAGCTACAGATGCCAAACTGCCTTATTATGACAAG AATTGTGTAGGTGGACTGAGGGTGATGTGTGTGGAACTGGTGGCGAATCGCTTCCTGCGGAAG ATGGTCCGGGTTCTCATTGCAACTGCCATAAGAGAGGCAGCTGCTGGTGCAGATGATGATGCTTTACTAAAGCTGATGGATGCTACATGCAGACGCGCCACGGCTCCTCCAGCCCCCCCAGAAGGCCTCTGCCTCGTTGATGTTGGTTATGAGGAATTCAAGCAAGAAAATTGTCTGATTTTGTCAACAG GTTTATAA
- the LOC103702261 gene encoding tRNA pseudouridine synthase A isoform X3 produces MLAHGILRIPAARKVVKRASAMENGKVYIHYNHTDPCRHSRWTARESYRYMYRRPWRKVVDFYSDLVSSGKGASSLSSLLATGKLVPQDITENFHSCEGTCLANIPTKDKTGRWERVTFKIVLSYHGGSFDGWQKQPGLNTVQGLVEKPLGRFVDERKAEKLKDKSLPLEGCAAVAGRTDKGVTALQQVCSFYTWRKDVKCGDIKVSINEAAPGKLKVLTVSEVSRAFHPNFAAKWRRYFYIFPLDDGDGQINHSEMGCSNSADALDEEQINWQPENDEEEQSISLLDGNEDDNMYNIVAKPRNFSVDKVNQLLRQLEGRSLSYKMFARDTKASRSTGPPTECFMFHARATDAKLPYYDKNCVGGLRVMCVELVANRFLRKMVRVLIATAIREAAAGADDDALLKLMDATCRRATAPPAPPEGLCLVDVGYEEFKQENCLILSTGL; encoded by the exons ATGCTCGCACACGGCATCTTAAGGATCCCGGCGGCGAGGAAGGTGGTGAAACGAGCCTCCGCAATGGAGAACGGCAAGGTCTACATCCATTACAACCACACCGACCCCTGCCGCCACTCCAGATGGACCGCGAG AGAGAGCTACCGGTATATGTACAGAAGGCCGTGGCGGAAGGTGGTGGACTTCTACTCAGATTTGGTGAGCAGCGGCAAGGGGGCTTCCTCACTTTCGAGTTTGTTGGCTACTGGG AAACTTGTGCCACAGGATATTACTGAAAATTTTCATAGTTGTGAGGGAACATGTTTAGCAAATATACCCACTAAAGATAAGACAGGAAGATGGGAAAGAGTAACATTTAAGATTGTTTTATCATACCACGGTGGTTCATTTGATGGGTGGCAGAAGCAGCCTGGTCTGAACACTGTTCAAGG ACTAGTAGAAAAGCCTCTTGGAAGATTTGTTGATGAAAGGAAAGCTGAGAAACTCAAAGACAAATCTCTGCCGCTGGAAGGCTGTGCTGCTGTTGCTGGGCGCACTGATAAAGGGGTGACTGCTCTTCAGCAAGTTTGTTCATTTT ATACTTGGAGGAAGGATGTCAAATGTGGAGATATAAAAGTTTCCATCAATGAAGCAGCTCCAGGAAAGCTCAAAGTTTTGACTGTCTCCGAG GTTTCTCGTGCGTTTCATCCAAATTTTGCAGCAAAATGGAGGCGCTACTTTTATATTTTTCCCCTTGATGATGGAGATGGCCAGATAAATCATAGTGAGATGGGTTGTTCAAATAGTGCTGATGCATTGGATGAGGAGCAGATAAACTGGCAGCCTGAAAATGATGAGGAAGAGCAATCCATATCTTTGTTGGATGGGAATGAAGATGACAATATGTACAATATTGTCGCAAAGCCAAGAAATTTCAGTGTAGACAAGGTGAACCAACTTCTACGGCAGCTAGAAGGGAGGTCATTATCCTACAAAATGTTTGCACGTGATACAAAAGCCTCAAGAAGCAC TGGACCACCCACAGAGTGTTTTATGTTTCACGCTCGAGCTACAGATGCCAAACTGCCTTATTATGACAAG AATTGTGTAGGTGGACTGAGGGTGATGTGTGTGGAACTGGTGGCGAATCGCTTCCTGCGGAAG ATGGTCCGGGTTCTCATTGCAACTGCCATAAGAGAGGCAGCTGCTGGTGCAGATGATGATGCTTTACTAAAGCTGATGGATGCTACATGCAGACGCGCCACGGCTCCTCCAGCCCCCCCAGAAGGCCTCTGCCTCGTTGATGTTGGTTATGAGGAATTCAAGCAAGAAAATTGTCTGATTTTGTCAACAG GATTATGA
- the LOC103702419 gene encoding pollen receptor-like kinase 4, whose protein sequence is MAGLASLWWPLRPLMVLLILTASSHLSLSEDADVLLKFKETLAANGGGAALGNWVAGSTPCNGKASLWTGVICYNGDVHGLQLENMKLSGNLLIDVLVDLPALRTLSLMNNDLEGPIPDIAKLPALKTIYLSNNRFSGGIADDVFKKLRAMKKVHLSRNQFTGPIPTSLVGLTRLLELRLDGNKFEGSIPDLRQPELYLANMSYNNLEGPIPVGLSKMKASMFEGNKNLCGPPLDVPCTKSSSPSSSSESPSSSESPSSSMKEKKISPALLVVIIVIAIGVLLAIIGMILFIVRRRREQTEPGVLPPSKTKKTDPSEADKLERVAVDSSGEGKKVANAEHVKLTFVKEGVQRFELQELLKASAEVLGSGNFGSSYKAILFDGPTVVVKRFNKMNAAGREDFQEHMRRLGRLSHPNLLPLVAYYYKKEEKLLVTHYIPNGSLAHMLHGRGGSALRPLDWPTRLKIVKGVARGLAFLYEELPMLTVPHGHLKSSNVLLDDSFEPLLTDYALVPVMNQTHASQIMVAYKSPECAERGRPSRKSDAWSFGILMLEILTGRFPANYLRQGRAGTDLASWVNSVVREEWTGEVFDKEISGTKDGEGEMLKLLQIALGCCETDVDKRWDLRMALEKIEGLREKESDEDYSSFASEGEATMSKTMTDDDFSFSTIH, encoded by the exons ATGGCCGGACTGGCTTCGCTGTGGTGGCCTCTACGGCCCCTCATGGTCCTCCTCATCCTCACGGCATcctcccacctctccctctccgagGATGCGGACGTCCTCCTCAAGTTCAAGGAGACGCTGGCCGCCAACGGCGGCGGTGCTGCGCTGGGTAACTGGGTCGCCGGCTCGACGCCATGCAACGGGAAGGCCTCGCTGTGGACCGGCGTCATTTGCTACAACGGGGACGTCCACGGGCTGCAGCTGGAGAACATGAAGCTGTCAGGAAATCTATTGATCGACGTCCTCGTGGATCTGCCAGCCCTCCGCACCCTGAGCTTGATGAACAACGACCTGGAGGGGCCCATCCCGGACATCGCGAAGCTGCCGGCGCTCAAGACCATATACCTGTCCAACAACAGGTTCTCCGGCGGGATTGCCGACGACGTGTTTAAGAAGCTCCGGGCCATGAAGAAGGTGCACCTGTCGCGCAACCAGTTCACCGGGCCGATCCCGACGTCGCTCGTCGGGCTGACGAGGCTCCTGGAGCTGAGGCTGGACGGCAATAAGTTCGAGGGATCGATACCGGATCTGCGGCAGCCGGAGCTCTACCTGGCGAACATGTCCTATAACAACCTGGAGGGACCAATTCCGGTTGGGCTCAGCAAGATGAAAGCTAGCATGTTTGAAG GCAACAAGAATCTTTGCGGTCCTCCACTTGATGTCCCATGCACAAAATCttcatcaccatcatcatcatcagaatcaccatcatcatcagaatcaccatcatcatcgatgaaggagaagaagatctcCCCTGCTCTTCTAGTTGTCATCATAGTGATAGCTATTGGAGTACTACTAGCAATCATTGGCATGATCTTGTTCATCGTCCGCCGCCGTCGTGAACAGACGGAACCAGGCGTTCTTCCACCCAGCAAAACCAAGAAGACCGATCCTTCAGAGGCAGACAAGCTGGAACGGGTCGCAGTGGATTCCAGTGGGGAAGGGAAGAAGGTCGCAAATGCAGAGCACGTTAAGCTGACGTTTGTTAAGGAGGGGGTGCAGAGGTTTGAGCTACAGGAACTGCTCAAGGCTTCCGCTGAGGTGCTGGGCAGTGGGAACTTTGGGTCCTCGTACAAGGCCATCCTTTTTGACGGTCCGACGGTGGTCGTCAAGAGGTTCAACAAGATGAATGCCGCCGGGAGGGAAGACTTCCAGGAGCACATGCGAAGGCTGGGGAGATTGTCTCACCCCAATCTGCTGCCTCTTGTGGCCTACTACTacaagaaggaggagaagctaTTAGTCACTCATTACATCCCTAATGGTAGCTTGGCTCATATGCTCCATG GTAGAGGTGGCTCCGCTCTTCGACCACTTGATTGGCCCACACGCCTGAAAATAGTGAAGGGTGTAGCAAGAGGCCTTGCATTCCTCTACGAGGAGCTCCCGATGTTGACCGTACCTCATGGCCATCTCAAGTCCTCCAACGTGCTTCTCGACGACTCCTTCGAGCCCCTCCTTACGGACTACGCCCTGGTGCCGGTGATGAACCAGACCCATGCCTCGCAGATCATGGTGGCCTACAAGTCCCCGGAATGCGCAGAACGCGGCAGGCCATCCAGGAAAAGCGATGCATGGAGCTTTGGGATATTGATGCTAGAGATATTGACGGGGAGGTTTCCAGCCAATTATCTGCGGCAGGGCCGAGCAGGCACGGACTTGGCGAGCTGGGTGAACTCTGTTGTGAGAGAGGAGTGGACTGGCGAAGTGTTCGACAAAGAGATAAGTGGGACTAAGGATGGTGAGGGAGAGATGCTGAAGTTGCTTCAGATTGCATTGGGTTGCTGTGAGACGGATGTCGATAAGAGGTGGGATCTGAGGATGGCGCTCGAAAAGATCGAAGgattgagagagaaggaaagtgatGAGGACTACTCTTCATTTGCCAGCGAGGGAGAGGCGACTATGTCGAAAACTATGACTGACGATGACTTCTCTTTCTCGACAATTCACTGA